Proteins encoded within one genomic window of Hahella chejuensis KCTC 2396:
- a CDS encoding DUF349 domain-containing protein: MPTLLNKLFKPKWQSNNPQTRLDAINELDWNIPEQRSILEQVIAKDSEAEVRQAALKKVIKIEDLLTFTNDKDKVVRDASKARLQSLVQGASSNFDSFVAQNLKHASDELLFTILGAINEETQLPAFLQALADNNSPMLEKIATEHHLSKVRMKAADHIQEPSALERLAKVAKTKDKGLFQLVKGKLKQEKDQEKQEAAAHQEVEAFCLTLENHAKTDVTRYYPEKLHALERTLQTLTPARFVDLQQRIQVALDTCRARAKAMEDEAKATAHEEAQTQELQSERDATCSELENTIEKLQAAPLSTPSELSALDALIKTQENRWLEATRDHKVSKHEQKRYQAAMGEIRHYYSCLHRLSNLHGELDATIQQAEEFKEKGDSESKESRHTLKKIRQVVDEVEWPSGYQRPALLSKAAELMGEIHTIQAQHVQDQKRLKQDVQKNIQQLSDAIDEGSVKRALKLNKDIARTLERLPAKIAHDLTARFRLEQKRLEDLKDWQGFATRPKQEELCERMEHLADQHLEPHLKAQRIRELQKEWRTLGGSSDQSLWNRFRDASEKAYEPCREFFSEEEKLKEVNLNKRQEIVHQLRSFIESADWDAPDWKMVDKINRKAREEWRQYYPVDPQHGKQAQKHFNELLKSLDERLSGEKARNQAIKADIVKRAEALIAEEDIRTATHQAKALQKEWQSAGITDHREDRRLWSEFRRACDQIFGRLNETRQKHHEEQQHNVQRAEELVTAAIALAEHPDDSTESALASLTEAFSDLGHLGDHGKELHSRFKNAVRTCRKALEQRARSSYIHYWSGILDNGAHIRTLTEAQSVEWPTELDELQAPHKTQLENALSQFAQTGSLNEISLDEARDLVLTAEILAEMESPAEEKTRRMQLQVERLTAGMQQSTPLESPISKFEQIVLQWSTAKTEDNDAAQNLDKRLRTALEGIVAKLQPHPPRD; the protein is encoded by the coding sequence ATGCCGACCCTGCTAAACAAGCTATTCAAGCCCAAGTGGCAAAGTAACAACCCGCAAACAAGGTTGGACGCGATCAACGAACTTGATTGGAATATACCAGAGCAGCGCAGCATCCTCGAACAGGTTATCGCAAAAGACTCCGAAGCCGAAGTGCGCCAGGCGGCGCTGAAAAAAGTGATAAAAATCGAAGACCTGCTTACATTCACCAACGACAAAGATAAAGTCGTTCGGGATGCCTCCAAGGCGCGCCTGCAGTCTCTCGTACAAGGCGCATCCAGCAATTTCGACAGCTTTGTCGCCCAAAATCTTAAACACGCTTCCGATGAATTGCTGTTCACTATTCTCGGCGCGATAAACGAGGAAACCCAGCTCCCTGCATTTTTACAGGCGCTAGCCGATAATAATTCCCCGATGCTGGAGAAAATCGCCACCGAGCACCACCTCAGCAAGGTCCGCATGAAGGCGGCGGATCACATCCAGGAGCCAAGCGCCCTGGAGCGCCTCGCCAAAGTGGCGAAAACCAAAGACAAAGGCCTGTTTCAGTTAGTCAAAGGCAAGTTGAAACAGGAAAAAGATCAAGAGAAGCAAGAAGCCGCCGCGCACCAGGAAGTAGAAGCTTTTTGCCTCACGCTCGAGAATCACGCAAAGACCGATGTCACGCGCTACTATCCAGAAAAACTGCATGCCCTGGAGCGTACGCTTCAAACGTTGACGCCCGCGCGCTTCGTCGACTTGCAGCAACGCATCCAGGTCGCACTGGACACTTGCCGCGCCAGAGCCAAAGCGATGGAGGACGAAGCCAAGGCCACGGCCCACGAGGAAGCGCAAACGCAGGAGCTGCAGTCTGAGCGCGACGCTACCTGCTCTGAGCTGGAAAACACCATTGAGAAATTACAGGCGGCGCCCCTGAGCACGCCCAGCGAGTTATCCGCCCTGGACGCGCTGATAAAGACCCAGGAAAATCGCTGGTTGGAAGCGACTCGCGATCACAAAGTCAGCAAACATGAGCAAAAGCGTTATCAAGCAGCGATGGGCGAAATTCGCCACTACTATTCCTGTCTGCACAGGCTCAGCAACCTGCACGGGGAGCTGGACGCAACTATCCAACAGGCGGAGGAATTTAAGGAGAAAGGCGACAGCGAATCAAAAGAAAGCCGCCATACTCTGAAAAAAATCCGGCAAGTGGTGGACGAGGTTGAATGGCCATCCGGCTACCAAAGACCTGCGCTTTTGTCCAAAGCAGCGGAACTCATGGGCGAAATTCACACCATTCAAGCCCAGCATGTCCAGGACCAGAAGCGCTTAAAGCAAGACGTACAGAAAAATATTCAACAGTTGAGCGATGCGATTGATGAAGGCTCCGTCAAACGCGCCCTGAAGTTAAATAAGGACATCGCGCGCACCCTGGAGCGTCTTCCCGCCAAGATCGCGCACGACCTTACCGCCCGTTTCCGACTGGAGCAGAAGCGTCTGGAGGACTTGAAAGACTGGCAGGGGTTCGCGACCCGCCCCAAACAGGAAGAGCTGTGCGAACGCATGGAGCACCTAGCCGATCAACACTTGGAGCCGCACCTTAAGGCTCAGCGAATTCGAGAATTACAGAAAGAATGGCGCACCCTTGGAGGTTCTTCCGATCAATCGCTGTGGAACCGCTTCCGCGATGCGTCCGAAAAAGCCTATGAGCCATGTCGAGAGTTTTTCAGCGAGGAAGAAAAACTCAAAGAGGTCAACCTCAATAAGCGTCAGGAAATTGTTCATCAATTACGCAGCTTCATCGAGTCTGCAGATTGGGATGCGCCAGACTGGAAAATGGTGGACAAGATCAACCGCAAGGCGCGGGAGGAATGGCGCCAGTACTACCCGGTTGACCCGCAACATGGCAAGCAAGCGCAAAAGCATTTCAACGAGCTGTTGAAATCTCTGGATGAACGGCTTAGCGGCGAGAAAGCGCGCAACCAGGCAATTAAGGCTGATATTGTTAAACGCGCGGAAGCCTTGATCGCCGAGGAAGACATTCGCACCGCCACACATCAAGCCAAAGCGTTGCAGAAAGAATGGCAATCGGCGGGGATTACCGATCATCGCGAGGATCGACGCCTTTGGAGCGAGTTCCGCAGGGCTTGCGACCAAATATTCGGCCGCCTGAACGAGACCCGCCAAAAACATCACGAAGAACAGCAACATAACGTGCAGAGAGCGGAAGAGTTAGTGACCGCCGCCATTGCCCTGGCGGAACATCCTGACGACAGCACGGAAAGCGCTCTGGCGTCGCTAACTGAGGCTTTCAGTGACTTGGGCCACCTGGGCGACCATGGTAAAGAGCTGCACAGCCGCTTCAAAAACGCCGTCAGAACCTGTCGCAAAGCCTTGGAGCAGCGCGCCAGATCATCTTATATACATTATTGGAGCGGTATCCTTGATAACGGCGCGCACATTCGGACCCTGACAGAAGCTCAAAGCGTTGAGTGGCCGACCGAACTAGACGAGCTGCAAGCGCCACATAAAACCCAGCTTGAAAACGCGCTGTCTCAGTTTGCCCAGACGGGAAGTCTGAACGAAATTTCGCTGGACGAAGCCCGCGACCTTGTTCTGACTGCGGAAATTCTGGCGGAAATGGAAAGCCCTGCGGAGGAAAAGACTCGCCGTATGCAACTGCAGGTAGAGCGACTCACTGCCGGCATGCAGCAATCCACGCCGTTGGAAAGCCCTATCAGCAAGTTTGAGCAGATCGTTCTGCAGTGGTCGACCGCCAAAACAGAAGACAATGACGCCGCGCAAAACCTGGATAAACGCTTGCGTACAGCTCTGGAAGGCATTGTCGCCAAATTACAACCACATCCTCCTCGCGATTAA
- a CDS encoding CoA pyrophosphatase, with protein sequence MLDKIITTLSSNQPRRFPSDFPEAAVLVPITREECPQIILTKRAEHMKTHSGQVAFPGGMRDPSDQNLRDTALRETFEEVGVSPEKIEVVGSLNQVVSRHGIAVTPYVGIVDPEIELIPDPGELHSVFKAPVSFFLENEPDRLDKINFEQYRLQVPCWYYGDYEIWGVSAIILMDFFRVSFNRRIGSFTEGRG encoded by the coding sequence ATGCTTGATAAAATCATCACTACCTTGTCTTCCAATCAACCACGGCGCTTCCCTAGCGACTTTCCGGAAGCTGCGGTCTTAGTGCCGATCACCAGAGAGGAATGTCCTCAGATTATTCTGACCAAACGCGCTGAACATATGAAGACCCATAGCGGGCAGGTGGCGTTTCCAGGTGGGATGCGAGACCCTTCAGATCAGAACTTGCGGGACACTGCGCTGCGAGAGACGTTTGAGGAAGTGGGCGTATCGCCTGAAAAGATAGAAGTGGTTGGTAGTCTTAATCAAGTTGTGTCCCGCCATGGCATTGCTGTTACGCCCTATGTCGGGATCGTTGATCCTGAGATTGAGCTGATCCCAGACCCAGGCGAGTTGCACAGCGTATTTAAAGCGCCGGTGAGCTTCTTTTTGGAAAATGAGCCTGATCGTCTGGATAAAATCAACTTTGAACAGTATCGATTACAAGTGCCTTGCTGGTATTACGGCGATTATGAAATCTGGGGCGTTTCCGCAATCATATTGATGGACTTTTTCAGAGTTTCCTTTAATCGAAGAATTGGCAGTTTTACTGAGGGTAGGGGTTGA
- a CDS encoding NUDIX hydrolase, which translates to MKYCSQCGQPVEHKIPSGDNRPRHVCGHCQAIHYINPKIVAGTLPVYGDRILLCKRAIEPRLGFWTLPAGFMEMQETTSEAAMRETWEEAQARVDLDGLYTMISVPHIGQVHIFYLANVINGEFAAGEESLDVQLFSESDIPWDEIAFPTVKITLQQYFQDRKNNSFPVHVKDIHTGIPEG; encoded by the coding sequence ATGAAGTATTGCAGCCAATGCGGCCAACCCGTCGAGCATAAGATTCCCTCAGGAGATAACCGGCCGAGACATGTATGCGGCCACTGCCAGGCTATCCATTACATCAATCCCAAAATCGTTGCGGGCACGCTCCCCGTTTATGGCGACCGAATTTTGCTTTGCAAACGCGCTATCGAGCCCAGATTAGGCTTCTGGACTTTACCCGCCGGATTTATGGAGATGCAGGAAACCACGTCGGAAGCCGCTATGCGAGAAACATGGGAGGAGGCGCAAGCGCGTGTCGACCTTGACGGCTTGTACACGATGATCAGCGTCCCTCATATTGGTCAGGTGCATATTTTTTACTTGGCCAATGTAATCAATGGGGAGTTCGCCGCTGGTGAGGAAAGCCTCGACGTACAATTGTTTTCGGAGAGCGACATCCCTTGGGATGAAATCGCATTTCCTACGGTAAAAATAACGCTACAGCAGTATTTCCAAGATCGTAAAAACAACTCATTCCCTGTACATGTGAAAGATATCCACACTGGCATTCCTGAGGGCTGA
- the mltF gene encoding membrane-bound lytic murein transglycosylase MltF, with protein sequence MLASACTHSWRTGRFLNRIIKSSVQTLTAAALIANLSACSRPTTLEKIEQEGALHVITRNAPTTYYEDRDGPAGFEYELAKKFSEYLGVELRLRVANDLDEAYTVLEQNYTNLAAVGLSRLAASAQSPSLRFSSEYLEIQPLVLYRNGSAKPKQLDDLIGGKLIIPAQTAQAEFLRQVKDSRLPDMDWLEAADMETSEIMRLIEEGEYEYAIVNSREYEIHKAMFPRAREAFSLMEPLQISWIFPPGEDMSLIQKADEFIKQIKDDGTLIYLQERYFGHVNQLNYVGARTYISHIKDRLPKFEPTFKQAAEKFEVDWRLLASIGYQESHWRPYATSPTGVRGLMMLTLPTAKEMNVKNRLNPEQSIFGGAGYFSRIKQRISERITEPDRTWMALAAYNVGLGHLEDARALAKAQGLDQDKWIDVKQALPLLQQKKWYVKTRYGYARGWEPVHYVQNIRRYYDVLVWMTQPSAEDGSVAQNEDAPTTGADGTTEETPAIPAPFRVTPPML encoded by the coding sequence TTGCTTGCTTCAGCCTGCACTCATTCATGGCGAACAGGACGTTTCCTGAACAGAATCATTAAGAGCAGCGTTCAGACGCTGACTGCAGCAGCGCTTATCGCCAACCTGAGCGCATGCAGCCGCCCTACTACGCTGGAGAAGATCGAGCAAGAGGGAGCTCTCCACGTTATCACCCGCAACGCCCCCACTACTTATTATGAAGACAGGGACGGCCCCGCCGGGTTTGAATATGAACTAGCGAAAAAGTTCTCGGAATATCTCGGCGTCGAGTTGCGACTTCGGGTCGCCAACGATCTTGACGAAGCCTATACCGTCCTGGAGCAGAACTACACAAACCTGGCCGCCGTCGGTTTGAGTCGCCTGGCTGCCTCCGCGCAAAGTCCCAGCCTCCGCTTCAGTTCCGAATACCTGGAAATTCAGCCTTTGGTGTTGTATCGAAACGGCAGCGCCAAACCGAAGCAGCTCGACGATCTGATCGGGGGCAAATTGATTATTCCCGCGCAAACGGCGCAAGCGGAATTCCTGCGACAGGTTAAAGACTCTCGCCTTCCCGATATGGACTGGCTGGAGGCGGCGGACATGGAAACGTCCGAAATCATGCGCCTGATTGAAGAGGGAGAGTACGAATACGCTATTGTCAACTCCCGGGAATATGAAATTCACAAAGCCATGTTCCCTCGCGCGCGGGAAGCTTTTTCTTTAATGGAACCGTTACAGATCAGCTGGATTTTCCCTCCAGGCGAAGACATGTCCCTCATTCAGAAAGCGGACGAGTTCATCAAGCAAATCAAAGACGATGGGACCCTGATCTACCTGCAGGAGCGCTACTTCGGCCACGTAAATCAGTTGAACTATGTGGGCGCCCGCACTTATATCAGCCACATCAAGGACAGGCTGCCAAAGTTTGAGCCAACATTTAAACAGGCCGCGGAAAAATTTGAAGTCGACTGGCGGCTGCTGGCTTCCATCGGCTACCAAGAGTCCCACTGGCGTCCATACGCCACCTCTCCTACCGGAGTCAGGGGCTTGATGATGCTGACGCTGCCTACCGCCAAGGAGATGAACGTTAAAAACCGGCTAAACCCTGAGCAAAGCATCTTCGGTGGCGCAGGCTATTTCAGCCGCATCAAGCAGCGTATCTCCGAGCGTATTACAGAGCCGGACCGCACCTGGATGGCGCTGGCCGCATACAATGTCGGACTTGGACACCTGGAAGACGCTCGCGCACTGGCGAAAGCGCAGGGCCTGGATCAGGACAAATGGATTGACGTCAAACAGGCGTTGCCGTTGTTACAGCAAAAGAAATGGTATGTGAAGACACGCTACGGATACGCTCGCGGCTGGGAGCCGGTGCATTATGTGCAGAATATTCGTCGCTACTATGACGTCCTGGTCTGGATGACTCAGCCCAGTGCGGAAGACGGCAGCGTCGCGCAGAATGAAGACGCGCCAACGACCGGCGCCGACGGGACAACGGAAGAAACGCCCGCTATCCCCGCCCCGTTCCGCGTCACTCCACCCATGCTGTAG
- a CDS encoding gamma carbonic anhydrase family protein: MRFNLGEDLAEISENGSFVAPNAAVIGRVVMRPQSSVWFGAVIRADNDQITIGPKSNVQDCAVLHTDSGCPIVLGEGVTVGHHAMLHGCDVGDYSLIGINAVVLNGAKIGRFCIIGANALIPEGVEIPDGSLVIGSPGRVKRELSEEERKQLINSAEHYVENALKYARTLQPA, encoded by the coding sequence ATGAGGTTTAATTTAGGCGAAGATCTGGCTGAAATATCAGAGAATGGAAGCTTTGTAGCGCCGAATGCGGCGGTCATAGGGCGAGTAGTCATGCGCCCTCAGTCCAGTGTTTGGTTTGGCGCGGTGATCCGAGCGGATAACGATCAAATAACCATTGGTCCAAAATCGAACGTTCAGGACTGCGCAGTATTGCACACCGACTCTGGTTGTCCCATTGTGCTGGGAGAGGGGGTGACGGTAGGGCATCACGCCATGCTGCACGGATGTGACGTGGGCGACTATAGTCTGATCGGCATTAATGCCGTTGTGCTTAACGGCGCCAAAATCGGACGCTTTTGTATCATTGGCGCTAATGCATTGATACCCGAAGGCGTTGAGATCCCTGATGGTAGTTTGGTTATCGGCTCTCCGGGAAGGGTGAAGCGCGAATTGAGCGAAGAAGAAAGAAAGCAGCTTATTAATAGCGCTGAACACTACGTAGAAAACGCCCTAAAATACGCGCGCACTTTGCAGCCCGCCTAG
- the purL gene encoding phosphoribosylformylglycinamidine synthase, with amino-acid sequence MFELRGAPALSPFRREKLLKNIQEQAPEVQSVYAEYMHFVDLEGDLSAEQRTVLDRLLQYGPQGQSEMPSGTLFLVVPRPGTISPWSSKATDIAHNCGLTAIRRIERGVAYHVGSSEQLSSERRAAIAAILHDRMTQSVFHEIAGAELLFAHAEPKPMTTVDILADGRDALAEANRSMGLALAEDEIDYLTSAFTELGRNPTDVELMMFAQANSEHCRHKIFNATWEIDGEVQSHSLFGMIRNTYEQGGQDVLSAYCDNAAVIKGGQGGRFFPDHRTKIYGYNVEDIHILMKVETHNHPTAISPFAGASTGSGGEIRDEGATGIGAKPKAGLTGFTVSNLNIPGYKQPWEGDYGKPERIVSALQIMLDGPIGGAAFNNEFGRPALCGYFRTYEEQVPGVNGLEWRGYHKPIMIAGGMGNIRASHVEKKDISVDAKLIVLGGPAMLIGLGGGAASSMDSGAGQEDLDFASVQRDNPEMERRCQEVIDRCWQLGDDNPILFIHDVGAGGLSNALPELVKDGGRGGLFELRDVPNDEPGMSPLEIWCNESQERYVMAVAEQDMELFDQLCRRERCPYAVVGSATEELKIQVSDEYFANSPVDLPMSVLFGKPPKMHRTIERKSFTKPIFDSTTLDLKEAAERILRLPSVASKSFLITIGDRSVTGMVSRDQMVGPWQAPVSDVAVTTASFDTYRGEAMAMGERTPIALIDPPSSGRMAVGEAITNLAAAKIEKLSDIKLSANWMAAAGHPGEDEALFETVKAVGMELCPELGITIPVGKDSMSMKTVWEEGEKQKSVTAPLSLIISGFAPVEDVRKTLTPQMDLSTPSKLLLIDLGSGKNRLGGSALAQVYRSVGAVAPDLDNPEELAAFFACIQKLNNEGKLKAYHDRSDGGVFTTLCEMAFASRCGMTICFDGLVKDRTHIARELFNEELGAVVQVSEEHVDEVKTCFADAGLADHVVVLGEPHADQSVKFQHEGQTVLGYSRGALQKIWAETSYRMQSMRDNSECAAEEFAAIDDDNDPGLSAKLTYDVNEDIAAPFINRGAKPKIVVLREQGVNSQAEMAAAFDRAGFSAVDVHMSDILSGAVSLSQFKALAACGGFSFGDVLGAGEGWAKSILFNARARDQFEAFFHRKDTFALGVCNGCQMISNLKELIPGADAWPRFVRNRSEQYEARVAMVEVLDSPSILLQGMAGSMMPIAVAHGEGLAEVGPEGAAALMAQKNVALRFVDNYGRPTMSHPFNPNGSPLGITSVCNDDGRITVMMPHPERVFRAVANSWRPSAWSEDGAWMRMFRNARVWLG; translated from the coding sequence ATGTTTGAACTCCGTGGCGCACCAGCCCTCTCCCCATTTCGGCGCGAAAAACTACTCAAAAATATCCAGGAACAGGCTCCTGAAGTCCAGTCAGTGTATGCCGAGTACATGCACTTCGTTGATCTGGAAGGAGACCTTTCCGCAGAGCAACGCACTGTTCTGGATCGCTTGCTTCAATACGGGCCGCAAGGGCAGAGTGAGATGCCAAGCGGCACTCTGTTTCTGGTTGTTCCCCGACCCGGCACGATTTCTCCATGGTCGAGTAAAGCGACGGATATCGCACACAACTGCGGACTGACGGCGATTCGCCGTATTGAAAGAGGCGTGGCCTATCATGTTGGCAGCTCAGAGCAATTGAGCAGCGAACGCCGCGCTGCGATCGCGGCGATATTGCACGATCGCATGACGCAATCGGTGTTTCATGAAATTGCGGGAGCTGAGCTGTTATTCGCTCATGCTGAGCCCAAGCCGATGACGACCGTCGATATCCTCGCTGATGGCCGTGACGCGTTGGCGGAGGCTAACCGCTCAATGGGGCTGGCGCTGGCGGAAGACGAGATCGATTATCTCACCAGCGCATTCACTGAGCTGGGACGCAACCCGACGGATGTAGAACTAATGATGTTCGCTCAGGCGAACTCGGAACACTGTCGCCATAAAATCTTTAACGCGACATGGGAAATTGATGGCGAAGTCCAGTCGCACTCGCTGTTTGGCATGATCCGCAACACCTACGAGCAGGGCGGCCAAGACGTACTCTCCGCGTATTGCGATAACGCAGCAGTGATCAAAGGTGGCCAGGGCGGGCGTTTCTTCCCTGATCATCGCACTAAGATTTATGGATATAACGTTGAAGATATTCATATTCTTATGAAGGTGGAGACGCATAACCATCCTACGGCTATTTCTCCGTTCGCCGGCGCTTCCACGGGCTCTGGTGGGGAAATTCGCGATGAAGGCGCCACCGGCATTGGCGCAAAACCCAAAGCAGGCCTGACCGGTTTTACCGTCTCCAACCTTAATATCCCTGGCTATAAGCAGCCCTGGGAAGGCGATTACGGCAAGCCGGAGCGCATTGTTTCCGCATTACAAATTATGCTGGACGGCCCGATTGGCGGCGCTGCGTTTAACAATGAATTTGGCCGGCCGGCGCTGTGCGGATACTTCCGCACCTATGAAGAGCAAGTGCCTGGCGTAAACGGTCTTGAATGGCGCGGTTACCATAAGCCGATCATGATCGCTGGCGGCATGGGCAACATTCGCGCTTCCCATGTGGAAAAGAAAGATATTTCCGTAGACGCCAAGCTGATCGTGTTGGGCGGCCCTGCAATGTTGATCGGTCTGGGTGGTGGAGCAGCGTCCTCCATGGATAGCGGCGCTGGCCAGGAAGATCTCGATTTCGCCTCTGTACAACGGGATAACCCGGAAATGGAGAGACGCTGCCAGGAAGTGATCGATCGCTGCTGGCAGTTGGGAGATGACAACCCGATTCTGTTTATTCATGACGTTGGCGCGGGCGGCTTGTCCAACGCATTGCCTGAGTTGGTGAAAGATGGCGGTCGCGGCGGTTTGTTTGAACTGCGTGACGTGCCTAACGATGAGCCCGGCATGTCGCCTCTGGAAATCTGGTGTAACGAGTCTCAAGAGCGTTACGTCATGGCGGTTGCCGAACAGGATATGGAGCTGTTTGACCAGCTCTGTCGGCGCGAACGTTGCCCTTATGCAGTTGTAGGCTCGGCGACGGAAGAGTTGAAGATTCAAGTCTCTGACGAGTACTTCGCTAACAGTCCGGTAGATCTTCCCATGTCGGTTCTGTTTGGTAAGCCGCCCAAAATGCACCGTACTATTGAGCGAAAGAGTTTCACCAAGCCCATTTTTGATTCCACTACCTTGGACCTTAAAGAAGCGGCGGAGAGAATTCTCCGGTTGCCCAGTGTTGCGTCGAAGAGTTTCCTGATCACCATCGGCGACCGCTCTGTGACGGGAATGGTTTCCAGAGACCAGATGGTAGGCCCATGGCAGGCGCCGGTTTCCGATGTGGCGGTGACTACCGCAAGCTTTGACACCTACCGTGGCGAAGCCATGGCGATGGGAGAAAGGACGCCGATTGCATTGATTGATCCTCCTTCATCTGGCCGCATGGCGGTAGGTGAAGCTATTACTAACCTCGCCGCTGCGAAAATAGAGAAGCTGTCAGACATTAAACTGTCTGCGAACTGGATGGCCGCTGCCGGGCATCCAGGCGAAGACGAAGCCTTGTTTGAAACGGTTAAAGCCGTTGGTATGGAGTTGTGCCCCGAGTTGGGCATCACCATTCCTGTAGGCAAAGACTCCATGTCCATGAAGACGGTCTGGGAGGAGGGCGAGAAGCAGAAGTCCGTGACCGCGCCTCTGTCTCTGATTATCAGTGGGTTCGCGCCAGTTGAGGACGTGCGTAAGACATTGACGCCGCAGATGGATCTGTCTACGCCATCCAAGCTGCTGCTTATAGACCTGGGTTCAGGCAAGAATCGTCTGGGCGGTTCGGCCTTGGCGCAGGTTTATCGTTCCGTCGGCGCTGTAGCCCCTGATTTGGACAACCCTGAAGAGCTGGCGGCTTTCTTCGCGTGTATCCAGAAGCTGAACAACGAAGGCAAACTTAAAGCTTATCATGACCGCTCAGACGGCGGTGTGTTCACTACCTTATGTGAAATGGCGTTCGCTAGCCGCTGTGGCATGACTATTTGCTTTGACGGTTTGGTGAAAGATCGCACTCATATTGCCCGAGAGCTGTTTAATGAAGAGCTTGGCGCTGTAGTGCAGGTATCCGAAGAGCATGTTGACGAGGTGAAGACCTGTTTTGCTGACGCAGGATTGGCGGATCATGTCGTCGTGTTGGGTGAGCCTCATGCGGATCAGTCAGTCAAATTTCAGCATGAAGGGCAAACCGTTCTTGGTTACAGTCGTGGGGCGCTGCAAAAAATCTGGGCCGAGACCAGTTACCGTATGCAGTCCATGCGGGACAACAGCGAGTGTGCGGCCGAAGAATTTGCAGCCATTGACGACGACAACGATCCGGGCTTGAGCGCCAAGCTTACTTACGATGTCAACGAAGATATCGCAGCTCCTTTTATTAATCGTGGCGCTAAGCCAAAAATTGTGGTGTTGCGGGAGCAAGGCGTTAATAGCCAGGCGGAAATGGCCGCTGCGTTCGATAGAGCGGGTTTCAGTGCGGTTGACGTGCATATGAGCGATATTCTGTCCGGCGCAGTTTCTCTAAGTCAGTTCAAAGCCTTGGCGGCGTGCGGTGGATTCTCGTTTGGCGACGTGTTGGGCGCTGGCGAAGGGTGGGCTAAATCCATTCTGTTTAATGCCCGTGCAAGAGATCAGTTCGAGGCGTTCTTCCATCGCAAAGACACCTTCGCACTGGGGGTTTGTAACGGCTGCCAGATGATTTCAAACCTGAAGGAGTTGATTCCTGGCGCAGACGCCTGGCCGCGTTTCGTGCGTAACCGCTCTGAACAGTATGAAGCCCGTGTTGCGATGGTGGAAGTGCTGGACTCGCCTTCCATACTGCTCCAGGGAATGGCTGGATCAATGATGCCTATCGCGGTGGCGCACGGCGAGGGATTGGCGGAAGTAGGTCCAGAAGGCGCAGCGGCTCTGATGGCGCAGAAAAATGTGGCGCTACGCTTTGTTGATAACTATGGGCGCCCTACCATGTCGCACCCGTTTAACCCTAACGGCTCTCCTTTGGGTATTACTTCAGTGTGTAATGATGATGGCCGTATTACCGTGATGATGCCGCATCCAGAGAGGGTGTTTCGCGCAGTTGCTAACTCCTGGCGTCCTTCCGCTTGGAGTGAAGATGGCGCATGGATGAGAATGTTCCGCAATGCAAGGGTGTGGCTGGGTTAA
- a CDS encoding regulatory protein RecX codes for MDASANPDFEKIKQALLAKSLRLLARREYAERELRRKLEAGGAEAEAVEAVIAHLIENNWLSDFRYAEILVRHRAGQGYGPVRISAELKQQGVEADMIRGAFSESGVDWFERAAAVLRKRFREKPESPSELQKQKRYLLQRGFNFDEINEAVKYEADEF; via the coding sequence ATGGACGCTTCCGCCAACCCTGATTTTGAAAAAATAAAACAGGCGCTTTTGGCAAAATCGTTAAGATTGCTCGCCCGCCGGGAATATGCTGAGCGTGAACTTCGGCGCAAACTTGAGGCGGGGGGCGCAGAGGCGGAAGCCGTGGAGGCTGTGATTGCACACTTGATTGAGAACAATTGGCTGAGTGATTTCCGGTATGCGGAGATTTTGGTCCGCCACAGAGCAGGGCAGGGTTATGGCCCAGTAAGAATTTCAGCGGAGTTGAAGCAGCAGGGAGTGGAGGCGGATATGATCAGAGGGGCGTTCTCAGAGTCTGGCGTGGACTGGTTTGAGCGGGCTGCGGCTGTCTTGCGGAAGCGTTTTCGAGAGAAACCGGAGTCTCCTTCTGAGTTGCAGAAGCAGAAACGTTACCTGCTACAACGGGGTTTTAATTTTGATGAAATCAATGAAGCGGTGAAATACGAGGCGGATGAGTTTTAA
- a CDS encoding Nif3-like dinuclear metal center hexameric protein, with protein MYKLSFFVPESHIEEVKEAVFVAGGGKIGDYDRCSWQTKGVGQFRPLDGSSPFLGNVGEVERVEEYKVELVVEDALIASVVAAMKLAHPYEEPAYDVYRLENF; from the coding sequence ATGTATAAATTAAGCTTTTTTGTTCCTGAATCGCATATCGAGGAAGTTAAGGAGGCGGTCTTTGTTGCGGGGGGAGGGAAGATAGGCGATTACGATCGCTGCAGCTGGCAGACAAAAGGCGTTGGACAGTTTCGCCCTCTAGATGGCAGTTCTCCATTTTTGGGCAATGTCGGTGAAGTTGAGCGGGTGGAGGAATACAAAGTGGAGTTGGTGGTTGAGGATGCTTTGATCGCGTCGGTGGTGGCGGCGATGAAGCTGGCCCACCCATACGAGGAGCCGGCATACGACGTATACCGGCTGGAAAACTTTTGA